One region of Faecalibacter bovis genomic DNA includes:
- a CDS encoding AsmA family protein — protein MIVKKWIKISSIVLASVIAILFVLSYFITILIHQQLPNIIAEKNDTPYNFSYQEVDFSILRSSLSLNDIEVSPKDSTTIKDSIDVTGKIKQIDVVGVNFFKLFKNKELAALKIKIKQPEVNYYQPSVKAKKDTAEVKVGQSIDINSLEIEGGNFNLFSSSGKDRLARVQNINIDFDGIYFNKRTVEKKIPFQFSNFKIEVDTMVFRMNNYQYMVSSHVKWSDEELILNDYRLKPIQKDGTKYAPNVTDADIFDIESPKLVLTKTDWGFDNQDKFYFKSDLIKFSNPTINIIAAKAAKAANKQEKSNVKINKSDAELINVKRFEIENGSVKMWYPDASKPKFYINNVVCNIDGIKMNSITKASEIPIDYKTFKIKLDSMYYELNEVQYLRAAKLDFTTKNLVLQDFKMKPLIKNNQFKNNYTSSNTLLDIEAPILKMNNNEWGFNNSQFYFKTNAIKLDDVKVQIINQKNEKTIAKNAEKAAKKFLINFDLIVDTIQVKKSQFIANKKFDFKNVNITLLGLKNFYSKELIANQLIVKNPNFTLFGQPERVTQREAVTSNSFNDIIKIKNTSVQNGTLNMIPYGRKNPNLTLKTFNLDFKNIKFDPTTIKNSIPFLYDNVLLHSKGLDFEMNEIYQLNTNDLKFHNGDLLVNNFKLIPKISRSAFVSNLKKEQDLYTLTINQITGKQVKWNIDEKKDFNLNANLFTLNGLDANIFRSKTPPDDTSRKSMFSEKLRKMKFGLAIKQLDIVQSKLEYAEEGPNSIGSGKLTFSNINAIGKNINSGFKKKSLPDLTLDWKSNFMGGNMFVKWVFNPMHTAENFSIKGHIKNLPMQNMDPFLRPYLKVSAEGNFDEVNFNINGNDNIANGKFDISYNNLKLNLLKDDMSERKVLSAIANVAVSKNTAGNKKEAEIKGVERDHQKSFFNFFLASLLDGLKQTLLIF, from the coding sequence ATGATCGTTAAAAAATGGATAAAAATATCAAGTATCGTTTTGGCTTCAGTCATTGCGATACTTTTTGTTTTAAGTTATTTCATAACAATCTTAATTCATCAGCAACTTCCAAACATTATTGCTGAAAAAAATGATACACCTTATAATTTCTCCTATCAAGAGGTTGATTTTTCAATTCTAAGGAGCTCATTATCGTTAAATGATATTGAAGTTTCTCCAAAAGATTCTACCACAATAAAAGATTCAATAGATGTTACTGGTAAAATAAAACAGATAGATGTTGTTGGGGTTAATTTTTTTAAATTGTTTAAAAATAAAGAACTCGCAGCGCTTAAAATAAAAATTAAACAGCCAGAAGTTAATTATTATCAACCTTCAGTAAAAGCAAAAAAAGATACAGCAGAAGTTAAAGTTGGTCAAAGTATAGATATAAATTCTTTAGAAATTGAAGGTGGAAATTTCAATCTATTTTCTTCGTCTGGAAAAGATCGATTGGCGAGAGTTCAAAATATAAATATTGATTTCGACGGAATTTACTTCAATAAACGTACTGTCGAAAAGAAAATTCCATTTCAATTTTCCAATTTTAAAATTGAGGTGGATACAATGGTTTTCAGAATGAATAATTATCAATATATGGTTTCTAGCCATGTGAAATGGAGTGATGAAGAATTGATTTTGAATGATTATCGTTTAAAACCTATCCAAAAAGACGGAACTAAATACGCGCCAAATGTAACTGATGCAGATATTTTTGATATCGAATCTCCGAAATTAGTTTTAACCAAAACAGATTGGGGATTTGATAATCAAGATAAATTTTATTTTAAATCTGATTTAATTAAATTTTCAAATCCAACAATAAATATCATAGCTGCAAAAGCTGCAAAAGCTGCAAATAAGCAAGAAAAATCGAATGTAAAAATAAATAAATCAGATGCAGAATTGATAAACGTTAAACGTTTCGAGATTGAAAATGGAAGCGTTAAAATGTGGTATCCAGACGCATCTAAACCAAAATTTTATATCAATAATGTTGTTTGTAATATTGATGGCATTAAAATGAATTCGATTACGAAAGCTTCTGAAATTCCTATTGATTACAAAACCTTCAAAATTAAACTCGATTCGATGTATTACGAGTTGAACGAGGTACAATATTTACGCGCTGCTAAGCTAGATTTTACTACTAAAAATTTAGTGTTACAAGATTTCAAAATGAAACCTTTGATTAAGAATAATCAATTTAAAAATAATTACACTTCATCTAATACTTTATTGGATATTGAAGCACCTATTTTAAAAATGAATAATAACGAATGGGGTTTTAATAATTCACAATTTTATTTCAAAACAAATGCGATAAAATTGGATGATGTGAAAGTTCAAATCATCAATCAAAAGAACGAAAAAACTATTGCAAAAAATGCTGAAAAAGCTGCAAAGAAATTTTTAATAAATTTTGATCTTATTGTTGATACAATCCAAGTTAAAAAATCTCAATTTATTGCCAATAAAAAGTTTGATTTTAAAAATGTAAATATCACGCTTTTAGGTTTGAAAAATTTTTATTCTAAAGAATTAATTGCTAATCAATTAATTGTTAAAAATCCGAATTTTACTCTGTTTGGTCAACCCGAACGCGTAACTCAACGAGAAGCTGTAACTTCAAATTCTTTTAACGATATTATTAAAATTAAGAATACATCTGTACAAAACGGAACATTAAATATGATTCCTTACGGTAGAAAAAATCCAAATCTTACCTTAAAAACATTTAATCTTGATTTTAAAAATATAAAGTTTGATCCAACAACGATAAAAAACTCGATTCCGTTTTTGTATGATAACGTCTTATTGCATTCGAAAGGTTTAGATTTTGAGATGAATGAAATTTATCAATTAAATACGAATGATCTTAAATTTCATAACGGTGATTTGTTAGTAAATAATTTTAAATTAATTCCCAAAATTTCTCGTAGTGCATTTGTATCAAATCTAAAGAAAGAACAGGATTTATACACTCTAACAATTAACCAAATTACAGGAAAACAAGTAAAATGGAATATTGATGAAAAGAAAGATTTTAATCTTAATGCCAATCTATTTACTTTAAATGGTTTGGATGCGAATATTTTTAGAAGTAAAACACCTCCAGATGATACTTCGAGAAAATCGATGTTTTCAGAAAAACTAAGAAAAATGAAATTTGGTTTGGCTATAAAACAATTAGATATTGTTCAATCAAAATTAGAATATGCTGAAGAAGGACCAAATAGTATAGGAAGTGGGAAATTAACATTTTCTAATATCAATGCGATTGGAAAGAATATAAATTCTGGATTTAAAAAGAAATCTTTACCAGATTTAACGTTAGATTGGAAATCTAATTTTATGGGTGGAAATATGTTTGTAAAGTGGGTTTTTAATCCAATGCATACTGCTGAAAATTTTAGTATAAAAGGTCATATTAAAAATCTTCCAATGCAAAATATGGATCCATTTCTTCGACCGTATTTAAAAGTTTCTGCGGAAGGAAATTTTGATGAGGTTAATTTCAACATCAATGGAAATGATAACATTGCGAATGGTAAATTTGACATTAGTTACAATAATTTGAAACTTAATTTACTAAAAGACGATATGTCTGAAAGGAAAGTTTTATCAGCTATTGCCAATGTAGCGGTTAGTAAAAATACAGCGGGAAATAAAAAAGAAGCAGAAATAAAAGGAGTAGAAAGAGATCATCAAAAATCATTTTTTAATTTCTTTTTAGCAAGTTTACTCGATGGGTTAAAACAGACTTTGTTAATTTTTTAA
- a CDS encoding SDR family NAD(P)-dependent oxidoreductase, with protein sequence MNTKRTALITGASSGIGMATAKILAKNYRLIICGRRQNRLDELKDLLAKETEVLTLNFDVRDKSSVFNAIENLPEHWKSIDVLINNAGNAHGLATFDAAELDDLEAMIDINVKGLIYVSKAVIPLIKQSENGHIVNISSIAGKEVYPNGATYCASKAAVESLSKGMRFDLLPFGVKVTNVAPGAVETEFSLVRFKGNQEKSDNVYAGFEPLVAEDIADAIAYALNAPKHVQIADVTIFPRAQASGATIYKK encoded by the coding sequence ATGAATACAAAAAGAACAGCCTTAATTACAGGCGCTTCGTCTGGAATAGGAATGGCAACAGCCAAAATATTAGCTAAAAATTATCGATTAATAATATGTGGAAGAAGGCAAAATAGGTTAGATGAACTTAAAGATTTACTAGCAAAAGAAACCGAAGTTTTAACATTAAATTTTGATGTGCGAGATAAGAGTTCAGTTTTTAATGCGATTGAAAATTTGCCAGAGCATTGGAAATCGATCGACGTTTTAATTAACAATGCTGGTAATGCACATGGTTTAGCAACTTTTGATGCGGCCGAATTAGATGATTTGGAAGCTATGATTGATATTAATGTGAAAGGTCTTATTTACGTTTCTAAAGCAGTTATTCCATTGATTAAACAATCTGAAAATGGACATATTGTTAATATTTCTTCTATTGCAGGTAAAGAGGTTTATCCAAACGGAGCAACTTATTGTGCGTCCAAAGCGGCTGTTGAATCTTTGAGTAAAGGAATGCGATTTGATTTGTTGCCTTTTGGTGTAAAAGTTACAAATGTGGCTCCTGGAGCTGTTGAAACTGAATTTTCTTTGGTAAGATTTAAAGGAAATCAGGAAAAATCTGATAATGTGTATGCAGGTTTTGAACCTCTGGTTGCAGAAGATATTGCAGATGCAATTGCTTATGCTTTAAATGCTCCAAAACATGTGCAAATAGCAGATGTTACAATTTTTCCGCGAGCACAAGCGAGTGGAGCAACGATCTACAAAAAATAA
- a CDS encoding T9SS type A sorting domain-containing protein — MLDLTNYLNTNNATDLKNKVSIYPNPVADVLNISGIKTEAKIEITNILGQKVKSENIKNGKVNVQNLNKGTYVISITENGNVTNLKFIKK; from the coding sequence ATGCTTGATTTAACAAACTATTTAAACACAAACAATGCGACTGATTTAAAGAATAAAGTTTCTATTTATCCTAATCCGGTTGCAGATGTTTTAAATATTTCTGGAATAAAAACTGAAGCTAAAATTGAAATCACTAATATTTTAGGTCAAAAAGTTAAATCAGAAAATATTAAAAATGGAAAAGTTAATGTTCAAAATTTAAACAAAGGTACTTATGTAATTTCTATCACAGAAAATGGAAATGTAACTAACCTTAAATTTATTAAAAAGTAA
- a CDS encoding helix-turn-helix domain-containing protein, whose product MPKRLIIVILLCFLHLTSLLKAEKNDDFFTLFDKSIEKLYQNPEECIVFTQGIILNQQNIERRNLLQNIISQAYAMKGEYIQSIRVSLDVETLDSYKTPSDFAKFYSDYVLAEQYQNLQLYNQSQKLIDQLLKEEQPSLKDNANYLITFAKLYQLQALNYLVLKDYTKALDFFNKSDDSLKLSSKENTILLIENSIFKASVLRQLGHLDQSKAQLLKILKDLESNPEYNFLFALASHRLAYVYFLENNYQLAIEVNEKALKKIDNYEYLGMKNLIYSGLAKSYLAINNKDKYKEYDKLYADSKEDLDINQKEGIRYLLKLTEAHEKNSYSFLFESEKSKSIYIVIASFVVLIALVIYLIFENKRNEEVKKQLAFFKKQNQKFDLAMNSFQQIKEVETENEIQLKENKRNLVISKNTEVEILEKLQEFEKSNRFLSKEMSLAVLAGQFETNTKYLSEVINKYKGKNFNSYINELRVNYIAYLMKENPEFLNYKVSYLAEVSGFSSHSSFTTVFKSITGMSPNVYIQQLNQIKNEEN is encoded by the coding sequence ATGCCTAAACGATTGATTATCGTTATTTTATTATGTTTTTTGCATCTAACAAGTTTACTAAAAGCTGAAAAAAATGATGATTTCTTTACTTTGTTTGATAAAAGTATTGAGAAGCTCTATCAAAATCCGGAAGAATGTATTGTTTTTACTCAGGGAATTATATTAAACCAACAAAATATAGAGCGTAGAAACTTATTGCAAAATATTATTTCTCAGGCTTATGCAATGAAAGGCGAATACATTCAATCTATTCGTGTTTCATTAGATGTAGAAACATTAGATTCTTATAAAACACCCTCTGATTTTGCTAAATTCTACTCAGATTATGTCTTGGCAGAACAATATCAAAATTTACAATTATACAATCAATCTCAGAAGTTGATAGATCAATTGCTTAAAGAAGAACAACCTTCTTTAAAGGATAATGCAAATTATTTAATTACGTTCGCAAAATTGTATCAACTACAAGCTCTTAATTATCTTGTTTTAAAAGATTATACAAAAGCATTAGATTTTTTTAATAAAAGTGATGACAGTTTAAAGCTTTCCTCTAAAGAGAATACTATTCTTTTAATTGAAAATTCAATTTTTAAAGCTTCAGTTTTAAGACAATTAGGACATTTAGACCAATCAAAAGCTCAGTTGTTAAAAATTTTGAAGGATTTAGAATCAAATCCAGAATACAATTTTCTCTTCGCTTTAGCTAGCCATCGTTTGGCTTATGTTTATTTTTTAGAAAATAATTATCAATTAGCTATTGAGGTAAATGAAAAAGCATTGAAAAAAATTGATAATTATGAATATTTAGGTATGAAAAACCTAATCTATTCAGGATTAGCAAAAAGTTATTTAGCAATTAATAATAAAGATAAATACAAAGAATATGATAAGTTGTATGCTGATTCTAAAGAAGATTTAGACATCAATCAAAAAGAAGGTATTCGTTATTTGTTAAAACTTACTGAGGCTCATGAAAAAAATTCTTATTCATTTCTTTTCGAATCAGAAAAAAGTAAATCTATTTATATAGTTATTGCATCATTTGTTGTGTTGATTGCTTTAGTAATTTATCTGATCTTTGAAAACAAGCGTAACGAAGAGGTAAAAAAACAGTTGGCTTTTTTTAAGAAACAGAATCAGAAATTTGATCTGGCAATGAATAGTTTTCAACAAATTAAAGAAGTTGAAACAGAAAACGAAATTCAATTAAAAGAGAATAAACGTAATCTGGTTATTAGTAAAAATACAGAAGTAGAGATTCTTGAGAAATTACAGGAATTTGAAAAATCCAATAGATTTTTAAGTAAAGAAATGTCGTTGGCAGTTTTGGCCGGACAATTCGAAACTAATACAAAGTACTTATCTGAAGTAATAAACAAATACAAAGGCAAAAATTTCAATTCGTATATTAATGAATTAAGAGTAAATTATATTGCTTATTTGATGAAAGAAAATCCAGAATTTTTGAATTATAAAGTGAGTTATTTGGCAGAAGTTTCTGGTTTTTCATCTCACAGTTCATTTACTACTGTTTTTAAATCCATTACAGGAATGTCGCCGAATGTTTATATTCAACAATTAAATCAGATCAAAAATGAAGAGAATTAG